DNA from Aphis gossypii isolate Hap1 chromosome 3, ASM2018417v2, whole genome shotgun sequence:
atataactataattaataataataattattataattattataatagtacctcAACCGAGGAGAATACTTAAACCAAAAGATGGAGGTAACAATGAGACAACAGGGTCTTTAATCAGAAACTAAACAGGACAAGTCTAAATAATCGCTGCTTATTGAGTCACGCCAGCCACGAATCATTGATTCTCATTATtcacacattatacataaaaactttCATCCAGTGAGTTGTGAAGACTAGTAGAATATAGTttacatacttacatattatgcccatacatacacacatatatacacatatcatTGTTACAAACttctaaacatattataatgttaacaaatattagtAGGTAAAAAGTGTATGTTCTGGAACCTCCTTACGAGGAATTTGGTCTTCACCGATACCCCCCGTTCTCACCCCGTCTGCCACCAATACTCTCATTGCGTCGATCGTCTGTGCTCCCCTCGCAGGAGCTATGACAACCGCGATGCTCCTGTCCCCGCCGCCACAGGCCACGACAACTGCTGCGATTAATAAAATGCTATAACCTAACCGCGAGGCTGCAACTGCCAGGTTAtggaattttattaatcacaGCGGTTGTCTAGTGTGTGGTGGTGACGGGGCGCGATGGTGGTCATCGCTCTTGCGGGGGGAGCACAGGCGATCGACTCAATGAGAGTATCGGTTGCCGACGGGGTGAGAACGGGGGTATCGGTGAGCACCAGCTCCTCGTGAGGAGATTCCAGAACATACACTTTCTACCTACTAATAtatgttaacattataatacgtttaggagtttgtaataatgatatgtgtatatatgtgtgtatgtatggacataatatgtaagtatgtaaACTATATTCTACTAGTCTTCACAATTCACTGGATGaaagtttttatgtataatgtgtgaATAATGAGAATCAATGATTCGTGGCTTGGCGTGACTCAATAAACAGCGATTATTTTTAGACTTGTCCTGTTTAGTTTCTGAGTGAAGACCCTGTTGTCTCATTGTTACATCTTTTGGTTTAATGATTGAGTTtaatactcataataatactGCCAATTGtactaatagtaatattagtaatattataattataatattattatataagtataattggcattattattatgagtattaAACTCAATCGTCTAAGTGTTTGAATTTGTTGGTCTGTGTTTGAAATGGTTTTCATtactttgtaattttttttccctcTTAACCTGTCAATAATCAGCATAACGCTAATCGTCCTACAAACTCAACACACAACAGCAAAAAGATTACGtgagtaaatgtatttttatttttataaataaacatttaataacaaaaaaaaagacgaTAATCGAAGTATGAGATCTtatccaaaatttaaattaataaaatcttatattaggtactaattttatactttaatagatattataatttataataaaataatttaaatatacttttactcatatgtaattttatttttcagccAACTTCGTGCACGTGTGTAAAAGGAGTGATCCTcaattagaaaaatgtttactgcAAACTATCGAATCCCTAAGACCCGAGTTACCTAATGGTAATttatatgtgtttataaaataagattttagtttattaatttacttaaaaagtatacaaataaaacaaaataaattcatttttttttcatttttacacagGGATACCCAAAATGCAAATCCCGGTCTTGGAACCAATGGTCATACCTATGGTGGCAGTAAATAGAAATGAGGATGCCCTTAAAGTTAAGGCTACTATTAAAGATATACAAGCATGGGGTGGTTCTAAATTTGTACTCAACAATCTCAAGTaagtagttaaattttaattttattgaacaggTTTATTACccatttattctttttaattatatattttttatttttattacgtcgGAAACGCCAATATcagaatattcattattcactaaatggcataataatataatctacattttgcttttaaaaatcaatagtatattagtgcaattgtaataaaaaaacatagtttaacacctttattcatttaataatataaaaaatttgattttaatttaattttaaatatgtcaaGCC
Protein-coding regions in this window:
- the LOC126550989 gene encoding uncharacterized protein LOC126550989, yielding FFPLNLSIISITLIVLQTQHTTAKRLPNFVHVCKRSDPQLEKCLLQTIESLRPELPNGIPKMQIPVLEPMVIPMVAVNRNEDALKVKATIKDIQAWGGSKFVLNNLK